The region GCGCCGCCCAGCGTGTTGCCGGCAGTGGCCACGACGATCGCGCTCCAGAAGAGATCGGGATTGAGCTTGAGCAGCCCGAAGAGCGCCGGCTCGGAGCCGACAGGCAGCAGCGTCGCCGAGATGAATGCGGCGACGAACAGCGTGCTCAGCCCGTACTTCGGCAGGGCCAGCAACGACAGCATCGGTTCGAGCCACTCCATTGCACAGGCAGTATAGGGATGCAAGCGCGGCGAACCTGTAGGCGCATACGCAGTTTTTGATTTCAGGCGCTGAAATCCGGCGGGCATACAATCGTGCCTCATTTTTCAGCAGCCCCGTTTCCCCGCTCCTCCTCCCGCCATGCACATCGGTCCCTATCTTTTGGCGAACAACCTGTTCGCGGCGCCGATGGCGGGCGTGACGGACCGGCCGTTCCGCCAGTTGTGCCGGCGCCTCGGCGCGGGTTACGCGGTGAGCGAGATGGTCACGTCGCGGCGCGACCTGTGGAACACGCTCAAGACCTCGCGCCGCGCGAATCACGATGGCGAACCCGGCCCCATCGCGGTCCAGATCGCCGGCACCGACGCGCAGATGATGGCCGAGGCGGCGGCATACAACGTCGATCGCGGCGCGCAGATCATCGACATCAATATGGGCTGCCCCGCGAAGAAGGTGTGCAACAAGTGGGCGGGTTCCGCGCTGATGCAGGACGAGCCGCTCGCGATCTCGATCGCCCGGGCGGTCGTCGAGGCGTGCGCGCCGCACGGTGTGCCCGTGACCCTGAAGATGCGCACGGGCTGGAGCCTGGAGCATCGCAATGCGGTGCGGCTCGCTCGCGCTTTCGAGGACGTGGGCGTGCGGATGCTGACGGTGCACGGCCGCACGCGTGAGCAGGGGTACCGCGGGCAGGCGGAGTACGACACGATTGCGGCGGTCAAGCGCGCGGTGCGCGTGCCGGTGGTCGCGAACGGTGATGTGGATTCGCCGGAGAAGGCGCGCGACGTGCTGGCCGCGACAGGCGCGGACGCGGTCATGATCGGGCGCGCGGCGCAGGGACGGCCCTGGATCTTCCGCGAAATTGCCCACTTCCTCGCGACGGGCACCCACCTCGCACCGCCTCTCGTCGCGGAGGTGAAGCGGCTGCTGCTCGAACACCTGCAGGACCACTACACGCTCTACGGCGAGTTCACCGGCGTGCGCAGCGCGCGCAAGCACATCGCCTGGTACGTGCACACCCTCCCTGGCGCGGCGGACTTCCGCGCGGGAATGAATTCGATCGAGGATTGCGGCGCCCAGCTGGAAGCGGTCGCGCGATTCTTCGACGAACTGGGCAGCGGGATGGATCGCATACCCGCGACGCCGGCACGCGTCGATTGCGGCGGCGAACAAGAAGCAGTGGAAGTGGACGCATGAGCAAGAAACATATCGAAGAGTGCGTGCGGGCGAGCCTGGAGGGCTACTTCCGGGACCTGCGCGGCACCGAGCCGGACCGCATGTACGAGATGCTGGTCAAGGTGGTGGAGAAGCCGTT is a window of Caenimonas aquaedulcis DNA encoding:
- a CDS encoding Fis family transcriptional regulator is translated as MSKKHIEECVRASLEGYFRDLRGTEPDRMYEMLVKVVEKPLLEVVMAKAEQNQSKAAEWLGLNRNTLRKKLVEHRLLK
- the dusB gene encoding tRNA dihydrouridine synthase DusB, which translates into the protein MHIGPYLLANNLFAAPMAGVTDRPFRQLCRRLGAGYAVSEMVTSRRDLWNTLKTSRRANHDGEPGPIAVQIAGTDAQMMAEAAAYNVDRGAQIIDINMGCPAKKVCNKWAGSALMQDEPLAISIARAVVEACAPHGVPVTLKMRTGWSLEHRNAVRLARAFEDVGVRMLTVHGRTREQGYRGQAEYDTIAAVKRAVRVPVVANGDVDSPEKARDVLAATGADAVMIGRAAQGRPWIFREIAHFLATGTHLAPPLVAEVKRLLLEHLQDHYTLYGEFTGVRSARKHIAWYVHTLPGAADFRAGMNSIEDCGAQLEAVARFFDELGSGMDRIPATPARVDCGGEQEAVEVDA